Part of the Cellulomonas taurus genome, GCCCGCGCCCTGATGCAGCGGTCGGTCACCACCGACCTGCCCACCTCCACCGGCGACGTCACCCGGGGTCGGGGCAGCTGGGTGCACTCCCGCCGGGGCGAACCGTGTCGCCGCTGCGGCACCCCGATCCGGCGCGGCACCGCACGTCGGCCGCCCCAGGAGCGGCCGGTGTTCTGGTGCCCGCGCTGCCAACCGGCGGCCGTCGGCGGCGGGCGGACCCCTCGCGAGCCGAGCGACTGACGCCCCCGCGGACCGCCGCCCGGGGACACGGACTACCCGCACCTCCCGGCCCGGGACGCGAAACGACTCCGATGCGGAACGGCCCGGACGCAGAATGTCCTGGACCCAGAACGCCCCGGGCGCGGATCGACCCGCACCCGATCGACCCGGACCCCGAACGGCCCGGACGCGAAACAGCCCGGACGCAGAACGACCCCGGAACGCCGTGTGACGTTCCGGGGTCGTCCCGTCTGGTCTTCCGGTGGGCCGGTCAGCCGATCGGGGCCAACTCGGGGCGTCGCCGTCCCCAGGTGCCTTCGGGGCCGTCCCAGGTGTTGAGGTCGGCCGGCACGGTGTCGGGGATCAGCAGACCCTCGGCCACGGCGATCCGGTCGCTGACCTCACGCAGGACGAGCGACATCGGGGTGTCCAGTGCGTCGCAGATGCTGGCCAGCAGCTCCGACGACGCTTCCTTCTGGCCACGCTCGACCTCGCTGAGGTAACCCAGCGACACCCGCGCGGCGGAGGACACCTCTCGCAGGGTGCGACCCTGCCGCTGGCGGGCATCCCGCAGCACGTCACCGATCTCACGGCGCAACACGATCATCTGGTGTCCCCCTCTCGTTCCTCGTTCGTCCTGCCGACCCGTGGGGACCGGTCGACCCGGCTGGGTCGGGCGGTTCCGGAGTGCGGCTCCCTGGTGGCCCCGCTGGGGCAGGCTCCCACCGTACAGGTCACCGCCGACAGCGGCAGTGTCACGACGGGTGGTGGGCCGGGTGTTCATCACGGTGGTCACAACGCGCCGGGGCCGCCCGGTGTTCCCCACCCGGTCCCGCGCCCGGTGTCGGCACGCCATGTTCACCCGGTGCGCACATCCCGCCCGGAGCCGGACCCGGTACGGCTCTGGGCCAGCCGTCGTCCCCGCTCGTGCGCCAGCCCGGTCAACCCCGCTAGCCGTACCCGTCGTGCCAGCCGTCCCGTCGTGCCAGCAGTGCCGCACGAGCCCGGCGACGGACGGCGCCGCTCGCCGCCTGCTCAGTCCGTGGCCCCCACGTCGCCGCGGGCGACCACCAGAGCCAATGCCAGCGCCGCGTCCCGAC contains:
- a CDS encoding helix-turn-helix domain-containing protein, yielding MIVLRREIGDVLRDARQRQGRTLREVSSAARVSLGYLSEVERGQKEASSELLASICDALDTPMSLVLREVSDRIAVAEGLLIPDTVPADLNTWDGPEGTWGRRRPELAPIG